From a single Micromonospora pallida genomic region:
- a CDS encoding nitrite/sulfite reductase, giving the protein MAVNSTPARPERPAAVAARAPRRPRGEGQWALGHREPLNPNERMKKDDDPLNVRARIENIYAHRGFASIDPQDLRGRFRWWGLYTQRKAGIDGGRTAVLEPHELEDEFFMLRVRVDGGQLSLAQLRVVADISREFARDTADITDRQNIQYHWIRVEDMPEIWRRLESVGLQTTEACGDCPRIVLGSPVAGVAKDEVLDPTPALDEIVRRYVGDKQYANLPRKFKSSISWLVDTPYEANDIAFLGVEHPDHGPGFDLWVGGGLSTNPMLAKRLGVWVPLAEVPDVWAGVVGIFRDYGYRRLRNRARLKFLVADWGVEKFREVLEKEYLGRALLDGPAPQLPAKPVDHIGVHEQADGRYYVGAAPVVGRVSGTQLAQLADVVEAHGSDRVRLTAYQKLLVLDVAPERTDSLVAALRGIGLEAHPSAWRRGTMACTGIEYCKLAIVETKARGEELVARLEERLRGFDADISIHINGCPNACARTQVADIGLKGQLVVGPDGRQVEGFQVHLGGGLGMAQGQTAGFGRKLRGLKTTAEELPEYVERVARRYLAGRTEGETFANWVIRVDEEELR; this is encoded by the coding sequence ATGGCCGTCAACAGCACCCCGGCTCGGCCCGAGCGCCCGGCGGCAGTCGCCGCCCGGGCTCCCCGCCGGCCTCGGGGTGAGGGGCAGTGGGCGCTCGGACACCGCGAGCCGCTCAACCCCAACGAGCGGATGAAGAAGGACGACGATCCGCTCAACGTCCGCGCCCGGATCGAGAACATCTACGCGCACCGGGGGTTCGCCTCGATCGACCCGCAGGACCTGCGCGGCCGGTTCCGTTGGTGGGGCCTCTACACGCAGCGCAAGGCCGGCATCGACGGCGGACGGACTGCCGTGCTGGAGCCGCACGAGCTGGAGGACGAGTTCTTCATGCTCCGGGTGCGGGTCGACGGCGGGCAGCTCAGCCTGGCGCAGCTCCGGGTGGTCGCGGACATCTCCCGGGAGTTCGCCCGGGACACCGCCGACATCACCGACCGGCAGAACATCCAGTACCACTGGATCCGGGTCGAGGACATGCCGGAGATCTGGCGACGGCTGGAGTCGGTCGGCCTGCAGACCACCGAGGCGTGCGGGGACTGTCCCCGGATCGTCCTCGGCAGCCCGGTCGCCGGGGTGGCGAAGGACGAGGTGCTCGACCCGACCCCGGCGCTTGACGAGATCGTCCGCCGGTACGTCGGCGACAAGCAGTACGCCAACCTGCCCCGCAAGTTCAAGTCCTCGATCTCCTGGCTGGTCGACACCCCGTACGAGGCCAACGACATCGCCTTCCTCGGCGTCGAGCACCCCGACCACGGCCCCGGCTTCGACCTCTGGGTCGGCGGTGGGCTCTCCACCAACCCGATGCTCGCCAAGCGGCTCGGGGTCTGGGTGCCGCTGGCCGAGGTGCCCGACGTCTGGGCCGGTGTGGTGGGCATCTTCCGCGACTACGGCTACCGCCGGCTGCGTAACCGGGCGCGGCTGAAGTTCCTGGTGGCCGACTGGGGCGTGGAGAAGTTCCGCGAGGTGCTGGAGAAGGAGTACCTCGGCCGGGCCCTGCTGGACGGCCCCGCTCCGCAGCTCCCGGCCAAGCCGGTGGACCACATCGGCGTGCACGAGCAGGCCGACGGCCGGTACTACGTCGGGGCCGCCCCGGTGGTCGGACGGGTCTCCGGCACCCAGCTCGCCCAGCTCGCCGACGTGGTCGAGGCGCACGGCAGCGACCGGGTGCGGCTCACCGCGTACCAGAAGCTGCTGGTGCTGGACGTGGCGCCGGAGCGGACCGACTCGCTGGTGGCGGCGCTGCGCGGGATCGGCCTGGAGGCCCATCCGTCGGCCTGGCGGCGCGGCACGATGGCCTGCACCGGCATCGAGTACTGCAAGCTCGCGATCGTCGAGACCAAGGCCCGGGGCGAGGAGCTGGTGGCCCGGCTGGAGGAGCGGCTGCGCGGCTTCGACGCGGACATCTCCATCCACATCAACGGCTGCCCGAACGCCTGCGCCCGTACCCAGGTCGCCGACATCGGCCTGAAGGGGCAGCTCGTGGTCGGCCCGGACGGCCGGCAGGTCGAGGGCTTCCAGGTGCACCTGGGCGGTGGGCTCGGCATGGCGCAGGGGCAGACCGCCGGGTTCGGCCGCAAGCTGCGGGGCCTGAAGACCACCGCCGAGGAACTGCCCGAGTACGTGGAGCGGGTGGCCCGGCGGTACCTGGCCGGCCGGACCGAAGGTGAGACGTTCGCCAACTGGGTGATCCGGGTCGACGAGGAGGAACTCCGATGA
- a CDS encoding phosphoadenylyl-sulfate reductase, translating into MSGLVSAAGLGLVGTGHTVPAGSGRRGPEELRELATRAGRELEGAPALEIVRWAAETFGDRLCVTSSMADAVLAHLVSRVAPGVDVVFLDTGLHFPETLRVRDEVVRTLPVNVRSIRPRLTVGQQDGEYGPRLFNKSPDECCRLRKVEPLERALGDYDAWAAGLRRDESPTRANTPVVGYDERRGKVKVNPIAAWTQADVDGYVARHRVPVNELFRQGYGSVGCWPCTRRTKAGEDPRAGRWAMFEKTECGLHT; encoded by the coding sequence ATGAGCGGCCTGGTGTCGGCGGCCGGGCTCGGACTGGTCGGCACCGGCCACACCGTTCCGGCCGGGTCGGGCCGGCGTGGTCCCGAGGAACTCCGCGAGTTGGCCACCCGGGCCGGCCGGGAACTGGAGGGTGCGCCCGCCCTGGAGATCGTCCGCTGGGCGGCGGAGACCTTCGGCGACCGGCTCTGCGTCACCAGTTCGATGGCGGACGCCGTCCTGGCCCACCTGGTCTCCCGGGTGGCTCCCGGGGTGGACGTGGTCTTCCTCGACACCGGGCTGCACTTCCCCGAGACGCTGCGGGTTCGCGACGAGGTGGTCCGTACGCTGCCGGTGAACGTCCGGTCGATCCGTCCCCGGTTGACCGTCGGCCAGCAGGACGGCGAGTACGGTCCCCGGCTGTTCAACAAGTCGCCGGACGAGTGCTGCCGGCTGCGCAAGGTGGAGCCGCTGGAGCGCGCGCTGGGCGACTACGACGCCTGGGCGGCCGGGCTGCGCCGGGACGAGTCGCCCACCCGGGCGAACACCCCGGTGGTCGGGTACGACGAGCGGCGCGGCAAGGTGAAGGTCAACCCCATCGCGGCCTGGACGCAAGCGGACGTGGACGGCTATGTCGCCCGGCACCGGGTGCCGGTCAACGAACTGTTCCGGCAGGGCTACGGCTCGGTCGGCTGCTGGCCCTGCACCCGGCGGACGAAGGCGGGGGAGGACCCGCGCGCCGGCCGCTGGGCGATGTTCGAGAAGACCGAGTGCGGACTGCACACCTGA
- a CDS encoding sirohydrochlorin chelatase produces the protein MVPGRLPAFRGPVSGADPVVLVAHGSRDPRAAAATRALARAVAAARPGTVVLPSWLDHTAPTPAEVLCGLAEAGHARAVLVPLLLTAAYHRRVDIPAAVAEAGAVGRAMAVRVTDVLGPVGERVDPLLLAGLRQRLAEAEPGRFDALVLAAAGTRDPGARASVGRVAAALGASYGVPCRVAYASAAAPTTGTAVARFRADGARRVAVSAYFLAPGLFHDAVTTAAREASAVAVSAPLTDTPDLAHLILRRLHAFSG, from the coding sequence CTGGTACCCGGGCGCCTGCCGGCGTTTCGGGGGCCGGTGTCCGGGGCCGATCCGGTGGTCCTGGTCGCCCACGGCAGCCGGGATCCGCGGGCTGCCGCAGCGACCCGGGCGCTGGCCCGGGCCGTCGCCGCTGCCCGTCCCGGCACGGTGGTCCTGCCGAGCTGGCTGGACCACACCGCGCCCACCCCGGCCGAGGTGCTGTGTGGGCTGGCCGAGGCCGGGCACGCCCGGGCGGTACTGGTGCCGTTGCTGTTGACCGCCGCGTACCACCGCCGGGTGGACATCCCGGCCGCGGTGGCGGAGGCCGGTGCCGTCGGCCGCGCGATGGCGGTACGGGTCACCGATGTGCTCGGCCCCGTCGGGGAGCGGGTGGACCCCCTCCTGCTGGCCGGGCTGCGGCAGCGGCTGGCCGAGGCGGAGCCGGGGCGGTTCGACGCGCTGGTGCTGGCGGCGGCGGGTACCCGGGATCCGGGCGCACGGGCCTCGGTGGGGCGGGTCGCCGCTGCGCTCGGAGCGAGCTACGGCGTGCCCTGTCGGGTGGCGTACGCCTCGGCCGCCGCGCCGACCACCGGTACGGCAGTGGCCCGGTTCCGGGCCGACGGGGCCCGACGGGTGGCGGTGTCGGCGTACTTCCTGGCCCCGGGCCTGTTCCACGACGCAGTCACGACGGCAGCCCGCGAGGCCAGCGCGGTGGCCGTCTCGGCCCCCCTGACCGACACCCCCGACCTGGCCCACCTGATCCTCCGCCGTCTCCACGCTTTCAGCGGCTGA
- a CDS encoding WhiB family transcriptional regulator: protein MDWRHHAACRDEDPELFFPIGTSGPALLQVEQAKAVCRRCSVTDGCLKWALESGQDAGVWGGMSEEERRAVKRRGGLRVLRAHSAS from the coding sequence ATGGACTGGCGCCACCATGCTGCCTGCCGCGACGAGGACCCGGAGCTGTTCTTCCCGATCGGGACGTCCGGTCCGGCTCTGCTGCAGGTCGAGCAGGCCAAGGCCGTCTGCCGGCGTTGCTCCGTGACCGACGGGTGCCTGAAGTGGGCACTGGAGTCCGGTCAGGACGCCGGCGTCTGGGGTGGAATGAGCGAGGAGGAGCGTCGCGCCGTGAAGCGTCGCGGTGGCCTCCGCGTGCTGCGCGCTCACTCCGCCTCCTGA
- a CDS encoding diacylglycerol/lipid kinase family protein: MRAVLVVNPKATTTSERSRDVLVRALRSEVDLSVRYTRRRGHATDLAREAAEEGVDLVVTLGGDGTVNEVVNGLMTAEPPTVTGGTSADRLPALATVPGGSTNVFARALGLPREWAEGTSMILEGLRLGRSRTIGLGRADDRYFTFCAGFGLDAAVVHRVEMARKRGRVSTPALYLRATVNQYFLASDRRHPSIRLERPGTESEDELATVIIQNTAPWTYLGEREINPNPDASFDLGLDVMALRQLKVASTSRTVTQMFSRQPDPRGRQVLRLHDVAEFTLVASRPQAFQLDGDYLGQREKVRFTSAPAALRVIC; the protein is encoded by the coding sequence ATGCGGGCCGTCCTGGTAGTCAATCCGAAGGCCACCACCACCAGCGAACGCAGCCGGGACGTGCTGGTCCGGGCGTTGCGCAGTGAGGTGGACCTCTCGGTGCGGTACACCCGACGCCGGGGGCACGCCACGGACCTGGCCCGGGAGGCGGCCGAGGAGGGCGTCGACCTGGTCGTCACTCTCGGTGGCGACGGCACGGTCAACGAGGTGGTCAACGGGCTGATGACCGCGGAGCCGCCGACCGTCACCGGCGGCACGTCCGCCGACCGGCTGCCCGCGCTCGCCACGGTGCCGGGCGGTTCTACCAACGTCTTCGCGCGGGCACTGGGTCTGCCCCGGGAATGGGCGGAGGGCACCAGCATGATCCTGGAAGGGCTCCGACTGGGCCGCTCCCGGACGATCGGGCTCGGCCGCGCCGACGACCGGTACTTCACCTTCTGCGCCGGCTTCGGGCTGGACGCGGCGGTCGTGCATCGCGTGGAAATGGCACGGAAGCGGGGCCGGGTTTCCACTCCCGCGCTATATCTGCGCGCCACGGTGAATCAGTACTTCCTCGCCTCCGACCGACGGCATCCGTCGATCCGACTGGAGCGTCCGGGGACGGAGTCAGAAGATGAGTTGGCGACGGTGATCATCCAGAACACCGCGCCGTGGACGTATCTCGGCGAGCGGGAGATCAACCCGAACCCGGACGCCTCATTCGACCTTGGTCTTGACGTCATGGCACTTCGTCAGCTAAAGGTGGCGAGTACGTCACGGACGGTCACTCAGATGTTCTCCCGCCAGCCGGACCCCCGGGGTCGACAGGTGCTCCGGCTCCATGACGTGGCCGAGTTCACCTTGGTCGCGAGCCGTCCGCAGGCGTTCCAACTCGATGGGGACTACCTTGGACAGCGGGAAAAAGTTAGATTCACATCCGCACCAGCCGCACTGAGAGTAATCTGCTGA
- a CDS encoding ATP-binding protein: MTQLTGRTTADEDVVHLTVPADGGYLSVLRTATAGLAARLQFALDEIEDLRIAVDEACAMLLAIATRDAELECSFAVTEDALTVEVTVPTVRGAKLPAESSFAWKVLTALTTAAAATAADGRATISLLTRRAAH; encoded by the coding sequence GTGACTCAACTGACCGGGCGGACGACGGCCGACGAGGACGTCGTACACCTCACCGTGCCCGCCGACGGCGGCTACCTCAGCGTGCTGCGGACCGCGACCGCGGGCCTCGCCGCGCGGCTCCAGTTCGCCCTCGACGAGATCGAGGACCTGCGGATCGCGGTCGACGAGGCCTGCGCCATGCTGCTCGCGATCGCCACCCGCGACGCCGAGTTGGAGTGTTCCTTCGCGGTCACCGAAGACGCGCTGACCGTCGAGGTGACCGTGCCCACGGTCCGGGGCGCGAAGCTGCCCGCCGAGTCCTCCTTCGCCTGGAAGGTGCTCACCGCGCTGACCACGGCCGCCGCCGCGACCGCCGCCGACGGCCGGGCGACCATCTCCCTGCTCACCCGTCGCGCCGCACACTGA
- a CDS encoding GNAT family N-acetyltransferase: MTSGAAAPRIRPVRPADVPAVVAMVHELAEYERAADQCHLTVGQLDAALFGPEPALFGDVAVDETDQPLAFALWLLNFSTWAGTHGIHLEDLYVRPSARGTGVGRRLLATLAARCVERGYRRLEWMMLDWNPAAGFYRAIDASTIDDWVPYRLDGAALRRLAAEAAADEAAPGSTG, encoded by the coding sequence GTGACCTCCGGCGCTGCCGCACCGAGGATCCGGCCGGTACGTCCCGCGGACGTACCGGCCGTCGTCGCCATGGTGCACGAGTTGGCCGAGTACGAGCGGGCCGCCGACCAGTGCCACCTGACCGTCGGGCAACTCGACGCGGCGCTGTTCGGTCCGGAGCCGGCTCTCTTCGGTGACGTGGCGGTCGACGAGACGGACCAGCCACTCGCGTTCGCCCTCTGGCTGCTCAACTTCTCCACCTGGGCGGGCACCCACGGCATCCACCTGGAGGACCTCTACGTCCGGCCGTCCGCCCGGGGCACCGGGGTGGGTCGGCGGCTGCTGGCGACCCTCGCCGCGCGCTGCGTCGAGCGGGGCTACCGGCGACTGGAGTGGATGATGCTCGACTGGAATCCGGCCGCGGGCTTCTACCGCGCGATCGACGCCAGCACGATCGACGACTGGGTGCCGTACCGGCTGGACGGGGCCGCGTTGCGGCGGCTCGCGGCGGAGGCCGCCGCTGACGAAGCGGCACCGGGCTCGACCGGGTAG
- the sodN gene encoding superoxide dismutase, Ni: protein MRLPRIFTPRVIVSAHCDLPCGVYDPAQARIEAESVKAICEKYQANTDPEFRTRALIIKEQRAELVKHHLWVLWTDYFKAPHFEKYPNLHTLFNEATKLAGATGAKGTVEPAKADELLQKIDEIAKIFWETKQA from the coding sequence ATGCGTCTTCCTCGCATCTTCACGCCGCGCGTGATTGTCAGTGCCCACTGCGACCTGCCGTGCGGCGTCTACGACCCGGCCCAGGCCCGGATCGAGGCCGAGTCGGTCAAGGCGATCTGCGAGAAGTACCAGGCGAACACCGACCCGGAGTTCCGCACCCGCGCCCTGATCATCAAGGAGCAGCGCGCCGAGCTGGTCAAGCACCACCTCTGGGTGCTGTGGACGGACTACTTCAAGGCCCCGCACTTCGAGAAGTACCCGAACCTGCACACGCTGTTCAACGAGGCCACCAAGCTGGCCGGCGCCACCGGTGCCAAGGGCACCGTCGAGCCGGCCAAGGCCGACGAGCTGCTCCAGAAGATCGACGAGATCGCCAAGATCTTCTGGGAGACCAAGCAGGCGTGA
- a CDS encoding S24/S26 family peptidase, translated as MTAGGTGTPGLRGPLTAVLVTGPSMAPTLRHGDALLVRCGGRAVRPGDIVVAVFRSRPDLLVVKRAVRPADGGWWVRGDNELVTDDSRVHGVADVRGRVVARYWPRPRRFSARRL; from the coding sequence GTGACCGCTGGTGGCACGGGAACTCCCGGGCTGCGGGGACCGCTCACCGCCGTACTGGTGACCGGGCCCTCCATGGCCCCGACGCTGCGGCACGGCGACGCGTTGCTGGTCCGGTGCGGCGGCCGCGCCGTCCGGCCGGGCGACATCGTGGTCGCGGTCTTCCGTAGCCGTCCGGACCTGCTGGTCGTCAAGCGCGCGGTCCGTCCGGCTGACGGCGGCTGGTGGGTACGGGGCGACAACGAACTCGTCACCGACGACTCCCGCGTCCACGGCGTGGCCGACGTGCGGGGACGGGTGGTGGCCCGCTACTGGCCGCGACCTCGACGGTTCAGTGCGCGACGGTTATGA
- a CDS encoding NAD(P)-dependent malic enzyme, with protein MSSSSVDPADPVFRLHAGGKMAVASTVPLTSREDLSLAYTPGVARVCEAIAADPALVDDYTWVSHTVAVVTDGSAVLGLGNIGPRAAMPVMEGKAVLFKQFGGVDAVPICLDTQDTDEIVAAVTALAPSFGGINLEDISAPRCFEIERRLDEALGIPVFHDDQHGTAIVVLAALRNAARLLNRKLGDLRVAVSGAGAAGIAVTKMLIAGGVNPDDVVVCDSRGIIGRDRTDLTATKAELAAITNAAGRRGDITEALRDADVLIGVSGGQIPEAAVAGMASGGIVFALANPTPEVHPEVAARHVEVVATGRSDYPNQINNVLAFPGVFRGALDARATRITENMKVAAADAIAGVVSETLTADAIVPSPLDPRVAPAVAEAVAEAARVDGVARA; from the coding sequence ATGTCATCGTCTTCTGTGGATCCCGCTGATCCCGTCTTCCGGCTGCACGCCGGCGGCAAGATGGCCGTCGCCTCGACGGTGCCGCTGACGAGTCGCGAGGACCTCTCCCTCGCCTACACCCCCGGGGTGGCCCGGGTCTGCGAGGCTATCGCCGCCGACCCCGCCCTGGTGGACGACTACACCTGGGTGTCGCACACAGTCGCGGTGGTGACCGACGGCTCGGCCGTGCTCGGCCTGGGCAACATCGGGCCCCGCGCCGCGATGCCGGTGATGGAGGGCAAGGCGGTGCTGTTCAAGCAGTTCGGCGGTGTGGACGCCGTGCCGATCTGCCTGGACACACAGGACACGGACGAGATCGTCGCGGCGGTGACCGCGCTCGCCCCGTCGTTCGGGGGGATCAACCTGGAGGACATCAGCGCGCCGCGCTGCTTCGAGATCGAACGCCGCCTCGACGAGGCCCTCGGCATCCCGGTCTTCCACGACGACCAGCACGGCACCGCCATCGTCGTGCTCGCCGCCCTGCGTAACGCCGCCCGCCTGCTCAACCGCAAGCTCGGTGACCTGCGGGTCGCGGTCAGCGGTGCGGGCGCGGCCGGCATCGCGGTGACCAAGATGCTGATCGCCGGCGGCGTCAACCCGGACGACGTGGTGGTCTGCGACTCGCGGGGCATCATCGGCCGGGACCGCACCGATCTCACCGCGACCAAGGCCGAGTTGGCCGCCATCACCAACGCTGCCGGCCGGCGTGGGGACATCACCGAGGCGCTGCGCGACGCCGACGTCCTGATCGGCGTCTCCGGCGGTCAGATCCCGGAGGCGGCGGTCGCCGGGATGGCCTCCGGTGGCATCGTCTTCGCCCTGGCCAACCCCACCCCGGAGGTGCACCCCGAGGTGGCCGCCCGGCACGTCGAGGTGGTCGCCACCGGCCGGAGCGACTACCCCAACCAGATCAACAACGTGCTCGCCTTCCCCGGCGTGTTCCGGGGCGCGCTGGATGCCCGGGCCACCCGGATCACCGAGAACATGAAGGTGGCGGCGGCCGACGCGATCGCCGGGGTGGTCAGTGAGACGTTGACCGCGGACGCGATCGTGCCCTCCCCGCTCGACCCCCGGGTCGCCCCCGCCGTAGCCGAGGCGGTCGCCGAGGCGGCCCGCGTCGACGGCGTTGCCCGCGCCTGA
- a CDS encoding zinc-binding dehydrogenase, with amino-acid sequence MPIMRAAFASRFDDADPLAALTVGEQPEPTHWADDWVTVQVVASSLNHHDLWSLRGVGLGEDRLPMILGCDAVGIDPDGNEVVVYPVIPDPGDPRGTSLLSEHAQGTLAERVAVPRSNLLPLPDKLSATDAACLPTAWLTAWRMLTTMGRVDEGEAVLVQGAGGGVATAAVALALAMGKRVYATSRDEAKRERIAALGATAVPPGARLPERVDVVVETVGAATFDHSLKSAAPMARIVVSGATAGHEPKVNLRRIFAMQLQILGTSMGTRDDLAQLLAFCAERDVRPVVDSVHPFSQVSEAFARLHSGDVFGKVVVDHNR; translated from the coding sequence GTGCCGATCATGCGTGCCGCCTTCGCCTCCCGTTTCGACGACGCCGACCCGCTCGCCGCGCTCACCGTGGGAGAGCAGCCCGAACCGACCCACTGGGCCGACGACTGGGTGACCGTCCAGGTCGTGGCCAGCTCGCTCAACCACCACGACCTCTGGTCGCTTCGCGGCGTCGGCCTGGGCGAGGACCGGCTGCCGATGATCCTCGGCTGCGACGCGGTGGGCATCGACCCGGACGGCAACGAGGTCGTCGTCTACCCGGTGATCCCCGACCCGGGCGACCCGCGCGGCACCTCCCTCCTCTCCGAGCACGCCCAGGGCACCCTCGCCGAGCGGGTGGCCGTACCCCGGTCGAACCTGCTGCCGCTGCCCGACAAGCTCTCCGCCACCGACGCCGCCTGCCTGCCCACCGCCTGGCTCACCGCCTGGCGGATGCTCACGACCATGGGGCGGGTCGACGAGGGCGAGGCGGTGCTCGTGCAGGGCGCCGGCGGCGGGGTCGCCACGGCGGCCGTGGCGCTCGCCCTGGCGATGGGCAAGCGGGTCTACGCGACCAGTCGGGACGAGGCCAAGCGCGAGCGGATCGCTGCGCTGGGCGCGACCGCCGTGCCGCCGGGAGCCCGGCTGCCGGAGCGGGTCGACGTGGTCGTCGAGACGGTCGGCGCGGCCACCTTCGACCACTCCCTGAAGTCGGCTGCGCCGATGGCCCGGATCGTCGTCTCCGGGGCGACCGCTGGGCACGAGCCGAAGGTCAACCTGCGCCGGATCTTCGCCATGCAGTTGCAGATCCTCGGTACCTCGATGGGCACCCGGGACGACCTGGCGCAGCTGCTCGCCTTCTGCGCCGAGCGCGACGTGCGGCCGGTCGTCGACAGCGTGCACCCGTTCAGCCAGGTGTCGGAGGCGTTCGCCCGGCTGCACTCCGGTGACGTCTTCGGCAAGGTCGTCGTCGACCACAACCGCTGA
- a CDS encoding alpha/beta hydrolase family protein produces the protein MPRRRTPALVVAALLTVGLAACSTEAAPAVWSPPAEPSPSATPTAAGIPPGQAPEEAFAVGVRQLRVNRDGDRPLPVTLWYPARGEAGGAAERSAPVAGGRFPVVVFSHGLNARPTDYATLLTRWAAAGFVVAAPTFPNTSRGAAQVNPLDVLNQPADVSYVLTEVLALDQRAGDPLRGRLATDRVAATGHSAGGVTTIGLFTLGRDERLDAGVVLAGTALGVGSTFAGTAAPQLFVHGELDEVVDYSSGKDAYDRVPWPKAMLSLPQGDHGRALLTDRASLRVVSDTTVDFLRWSLYGDQAAKRRLPANATRGGLATLDNRL, from the coding sequence ATGCCCCGCCGTCGTACCCCTGCACTGGTCGTCGCCGCGCTGCTCACGGTGGGCCTGGCCGCGTGCTCGACGGAGGCCGCCCCGGCCGTCTGGTCCCCGCCGGCCGAGCCGTCGCCGTCCGCCACGCCCACTGCCGCCGGGATCCCGCCGGGGCAGGCACCGGAGGAGGCGTTCGCGGTCGGGGTACGCCAGCTCCGGGTCAACCGGGACGGTGACCGGCCCCTGCCGGTGACCCTCTGGTATCCGGCCAGGGGCGAGGCCGGTGGGGCGGCGGAACGGTCGGCCCCGGTCGCCGGGGGCCGGTTCCCCGTGGTCGTGTTCAGCCACGGCCTCAACGCCCGCCCGACCGACTACGCCACCCTGCTCACCCGGTGGGCGGCGGCGGGCTTCGTGGTGGCCGCGCCGACCTTCCCGAACACCAGCCGGGGCGCCGCCCAGGTCAACCCGCTCGACGTGCTGAACCAGCCGGCCGACGTGTCGTACGTGCTGACCGAGGTGCTGGCGCTCGACCAGCGGGCGGGCGACCCGCTGCGCGGGCGGCTGGCAACCGACCGGGTGGCCGCCACCGGGCACTCGGCCGGCGGGGTGACCACCATCGGCCTGTTCACCCTCGGCCGCGACGAGCGGCTCGACGCCGGGGTGGTCCTCGCCGGCACCGCGCTCGGCGTGGGCAGCACGTTCGCCGGCACCGCCGCCCCGCAGCTCTTCGTGCACGGCGAACTCGACGAGGTGGTCGACTACTCCTCCGGCAAGGACGCCTACGACCGGGTGCCCTGGCCCAAGGCGATGCTGAGCCTGCCGCAGGGCGACCACGGGCGGGCCCTGCTCACCGACCGCGCGTCCCTGCGGGTCGTCTCGGACACCACCGTCGACTTCCTCCGCTGGAGCCTCTACGGCGACCAGGCGGCCAAGCGCCGACTGCCGGCGAACGCGACCCGGGGCGGCCTCGCCACCCTCGACAACCGCCTCTGA
- a CDS encoding alpha/beta hydrolase family protein, translated as MRMPRLLVALLTALLAGCGPATAATGLSPSPRPVPREAYAVGVRTLTVEPGSARPLPVTVWYPAAGRSVAPGRFPLVLYSHGLHSLPVLHAEVTSRWAAAGFVVAAPAYPHTNRRSAQFDRADVRNQPADAWRVIRHLIRLDGLRGDPLAGHLDTDRVAAAGHSAGGFTTAGMFTSGHPARLRAGIVIAGGGMAGSFAGPPATLLFVHGEADRIVPWHVGRAGYDRTDWPRAFLTLPGQGHGEYLTPGRPGFEQVIAATTDLLRWRLYDDPAAGRRIATGARLPGVTAFEDQLGISR; from the coding sequence ATGAGGATGCCGCGCCTGCTCGTCGCGTTGCTGACGGCGCTGCTCGCCGGCTGCGGCCCGGCCACCGCCGCGACCGGGCTGAGCCCGTCGCCCCGCCCGGTCCCCCGGGAGGCGTACGCCGTCGGCGTGCGGACGCTCACCGTCGAGCCCGGGTCGGCCCGCCCGCTGCCCGTGACGGTCTGGTACCCGGCGGCCGGCCGGTCGGTCGCACCGGGCCGTTTCCCGTTGGTGCTGTACAGCCACGGACTGCACAGCCTGCCCGTGCTGCACGCCGAGGTGACCAGCCGGTGGGCGGCGGCGGGCTTCGTGGTGGCCGCGCCGGCGTACCCGCACACCAACCGCCGGTCGGCCCAGTTCGACCGGGCCGACGTCCGCAACCAGCCGGCGGACGCCTGGCGGGTGATCCGGCATCTGATCCGGTTGGACGGTCTCCGGGGCGATCCCCTCGCCGGGCACCTGGACACCGACCGGGTGGCCGCCGCCGGGCACTCCGCCGGAGGTTTCACCACCGCCGGCATGTTCACCTCGGGACACCCGGCCCGGCTGCGGGCGGGCATCGTCATCGCCGGGGGCGGCATGGCGGGCAGCTTCGCCGGCCCGCCGGCCACCCTGCTCTTCGTGCACGGCGAGGCCGATCGGATCGTGCCCTGGCACGTCGGCCGGGCCGGGTACGACCGCACGGACTGGCCCCGGGCCTTCCTGACCCTGCCCGGCCAGGGACACGGCGAGTACCTCACCCCCGGCCGTCCCGGGTTCGAACAGGTCATCGCCGCCACCACCGATCTGCTGCGCTGGCGGCTCTACGACGACCCGGCGGCCGGACGGCGAATCGCGACCGGCGCGCGGCTGCCCGGGGTGACCGCCTTCGAGGACCAGCTCGGCATCTCCCGCTGA